A genome region from Setaria italica strain Yugu1 chromosome III, Setaria_italica_v2.0, whole genome shotgun sequence includes the following:
- the LOC101772120 gene encoding uncharacterized protein LOC101772120, which translates to MAATSLPLAAVLFLLLAASAGPATASGQHSGARMVIIRRGAGLRAGGGSVAAGARANDKRRYDQLLEDEVAPEPELRGLMRLGAGDGGGSIGYGALKKDRPGCQSGNQCAAQGGGSYTRGCTYKDHCPH; encoded by the coding sequence ATGGCAGCTACCAGCTTACCCCTGGCcgccgtcctcttcctcctcctcgccgcatCCGCCGGGCCGGCCACTGCCAGCGGCCAGCACAGCGGTGCCAGGATGGTCATcatccgccgcggcgccgggctaagggccggtggcggcagcgTCGCGGCCGGTGCTCGTGCTAACGACAAGCGGCGCTACGACCAGCTCCTGGAGGACGAGGTGGCACCGGAGCCGGAGTTGCGCGGCCTGATGAGGCTGggggcgggcgacggcggcggcagcatcggTTACGGTGCCCTCAAGAAGGACAGGCCGGGATGCCAGAGCGGCAACCAGTGCGCCGCCCAGGGAGGAGGGTCCTACACCCGGGGTTGCACGTACAAGGACCACTGCCCCCACTGA
- the LOC101771717 gene encoding serine/arginine-rich SC35-like splicing factor SCL30 gives MRRYSPPYRSPPRRGYGGRGRSPPPRRGYGGGRKEGSGSLLVRNIPLSVRAEDLRVPFERFGPVRDVYIPKDYYSGEPRGFAFVEFVDPYDASEAQYHMNRQVFFGREITVVLAAESRKRPEEMRSRARVRGYSGHEGRRSSYYGRSRSRSRSPRYRGRPRSRSYSPAPRRRDDYSASPRRKEAHRASPPRRPPKELDEDKKRRSYSPASRDDAENGYEKRSPPPDSDGSPPHRRSPKEYSGSPPGSRSRSAESPARSD, from the exons ATGAGGAGGTACAGCCCCCCGTATCGCAGTCCCCCTAGGAGGGGATATGGTGGCAGAGGAAGAAGCCCCCCTCCTAGGAGGGGATATGGAGGAGGGCGGAAGGAGGGTTCTGGGAGTCTTTTGGTCCGCAATATTCCATTAAGTGTCAG AGCGGAGGATCTTCGAGTTCCTTTTGAAAGGTTTGGTCCTGTCCGGGATGTCTACATTCCAAAGGATTATTATAGTGG GGAGCCTCGAGGATTTGCATTTGTGGAGTTTGTTGACCCTTATGATGCCTCTGAGGCCCAGTATCACATGAATCGCCAGGTTTTCTTCGGTCGGGAGATAACTGTTGTTCTTGCTGCTGAGTCACGAAAAAGGCCAGAAGAAATGCGTAGCAGGGCTAGAGTCAG GGGCTACTCTGGTCATGAAGGTCGCCGCTCTTCTTATTATG GGCGGTCTCGTTCCCGTTCCCGCTCTCCTCGCTACCGGGGTCGCCCTCGGTCAAG ATCGTACTCCCCTGCTCCAAGACGCCGAGATGACTACTCTGCTTCTCCAAGGAGAAAGGAGGCACATCGCGCGTCTCCTCCCAGGCGCCCGCCAAAGGAGCTTGATGAAGATAAGAAGCGGAGATCCTATTCCCCTGCCAGTAGAGATGATGCTGAAAATGGTTATGAGAA GAGGTCGCCCCCACCTGACAGCGATGGATCCCCTCCGCATCGAAGGTCTCCCAAGGAGTACTCAGGCTCGCCTCCTGGATCCCGCTCCAGGTCCGCCGAGTCCCCTGCCCGCAGTGACTGA